A section of the Saccopteryx leptura isolate mSacLep1 chromosome 4, mSacLep1_pri_phased_curated, whole genome shotgun sequence genome encodes:
- the LOC136404382 gene encoding DNA repair protein RAD51 homolog 1-like, whose amino-acid sequence MAMQMQLEANADTSVEEESFGPQPVSRLEQCGINASDVKKLEEAGFHTVEAVAYAPKKELINIKGISEAKADKILTETAKLVLMELNKLLQGGIETGSITEMFEEFRTGKTQICRTLAVTCQLPIDRGGGEGTAMYIDTEGTFRPERLLAVAERYGLSGSDVLDNVSYACGFNTDHQTQLLYQASAMMVESRYALLIVDSATALYRTDYSGGGELSARQMHLARFLRMFLQLADEFGVAVVITNQVVAQVDGATMFAADTKNPIGGNIIAQASITRLYL is encoded by the exons ATGGCTATGCAGATGCAGCTTGAAGCAAATGCAGATACTTCAGTGGAAGAAGAGAGCTTTGGCCCACAACCTGTTTCACGATtag aacAATGTGGCATAAATGCCAGtgatgtgaagaaattggaagAAGCTGGATTCCATACTGTGGAGGCTGTTGCCTATGCACCGAAGAAGGAGCTAATAAATATTAAGGGGATTAGTGAAGCCAAAGCTGATAAAATTCTTACTGAGACAGCTAAATTAGTTCTGATGG AGCTTAACAAACTACTTCAAGGAGGAATTGAAACTGGATCCATCACAGAAATGTTTGAAGAATTCCGAACTGGAAAGACCCAAATCTGTCGTACACTGGCTGTAACTTGCCAGCTTCCCATTGACCGGGGTGGAGGTGAAGGAACGGCCATGTATATTGACACCGAGGGTACCTTTAGGCCAGAACGCCTGCTGGCAGTGGCTGAGAGATATGGCCTCTCTGGCAGTGATGTCCTAGATAATGTATCATATGCTTGTGGCTTCAACACAGACCACCAGACCCAGCTTCTTTATCAAGCATCAGCTATGATGGTAGAGTCCAGGTATGCACTGCTAATTGTAGACAGTGCCACTGCCCTCTACAGAACAGACTATTCTGGTGGAGGTGAACTTTCAGCCAGGCAGATGCACTTGGCCAGATTTCTGCGGATGTTTCTGCAACTTGCTGATGAGTTTGGTGTAGCAGTGGTAATCACCAATCAGGTGGTAGCCCAAGTGGATGGAGCAACCATGTTTGCTGCAGATACAAAAAATCCTATTGGAGGAAATATCATTGCTCAAGCCTCAATCACCAGACTGTACCTGTGA